Proteins encoded by one window of Mercenaria mercenaria strain notata chromosome 4, MADL_Memer_1, whole genome shotgun sequence:
- the LOC123553178 gene encoding mediator of RNA polymerase II transcription subunit 21-like: protein MADRLTQLQDAVNQMGEHFCNSVGILQQCAPPSPFQGFDKLGGKSPVPPPPQEDYAAMFSKLIARTAKDIDVLIDSLPSVESSQELQLKSLQVLEIENQEAANKLEEIVKQGETLLQQIQEAQHDIAQVQLQCQALMGNPT from the coding sequence ATGGCAGATCGGCTAACTCAGCTGCAAGATGCAGTTAATCAAATGGGAGAACATTTTTGTAACAGTGTAGGAATTTTACAGCAGTGTGCACCTCCTTCACCTTTCCAAGGCTTTGATAAGCTGGGTGGAAAGTCACCAGTACCTCCACCCCCACAAGAAGACTATGCTGCCATGTTCTCTAAACTTATTGCTAGAACAGCTAAAGACATTGATGTTCTAATAGATTCGTTACCAAGTGTTGAATCTTCACAGGAATTGCAACTGAAAAGTTTACAGGTGTTGGAAATTGAAAACCAGGAGGCAGCAAATAAATTGGAGGAAATTGTGAAACAAGGAGAAACTTTACTTCAACAAATACAAGAAGCTCAACATGACATTGCCCAAGTGCAGTTACAGTGCCAGGCGTTAATGGGAAACCCAACTTAG